The proteins below come from a single Acidobacteriota bacterium genomic window:
- a CDS encoding segregation/condensation protein A encodes MPNAASVPESTAPKSTHRDENDFPFSIDLGGVYDGPLDLLLDLIRKQDINIYDIPIAKITAQYLVYVERIKELDVNVASEFIYMAAVLIHIKSKMLLPRDPLAPAGVVDDPRSELVNRLLEHEKFKSAAQMLLQKQQIEEAVMSNPALKEFMDAEGTEPELAADVIDLVKTFQQILDRARNRPMIEVNEETVTVGQMIQYLHRRLAIESRPIRLKQMLRNVPSRQALVCMFLAMLELVRLQAIQVRQDHVFGEVLVRKHAHFDEVMTEQAATRDDWR; translated from the coding sequence GTGCCCAACGCGGCATCGGTGCCGGAGTCAACGGCTCCGAAAAGCACCCACCGCGACGAAAATGATTTTCCATTTTCGATCGATCTCGGCGGAGTATATGACGGCCCGCTCGACCTGCTGCTCGACCTGATCCGCAAGCAGGACATCAATATCTACGACATCCCGATCGCAAAGATCACTGCGCAATATCTCGTCTACGTGGAGCGCATCAAGGAACTCGACGTCAACGTTGCCTCGGAATTCATCTACATGGCAGCGGTGCTGATTCACATCAAGTCGAAGATGCTGCTGCCGCGCGACCCGCTCGCTCCCGCAGGTGTCGTCGACGATCCGCGCAGTGAACTCGTCAATCGGTTGCTGGAACACGAGAAGTTCAAGTCAGCCGCGCAGATGCTTCTGCAAAAGCAGCAGATCGAAGAAGCCGTAATGAGCAATCCTGCGCTCAAGGAATTCATGGACGCCGAAGGCACCGAGCCTGAACTGGCGGCCGATGTCATCGACCTGGTGAAAACCTTTCAGCAGATTCTGGACCGCGCCCGCAACCGTCCGATGATCGAAGTGAATGAAGAGACGGTAACGGTTGGGCAGATGATTCAGTATCTGCATCGCAGGCTCGCGATCGAGTCGCGTCCGATCCGCCTTAAGCAAATGCTGCGGAACGTGCCGTCGCGCCAGGCGCTGGTATGCATGTTCCTCGCGATGCTGGAACTGGTGCGTCTGCAAGCCATTCAGGTACGGCAAGATCATGTCTTCGGCGAAGTCCTGGTTCGCAAGCATGCTCACTTCGATGAAGTGATGACGGAACAGGCCGCGACAAGGGACGACTGGAGATAA
- a CDS encoding energy transducer TonB codes for MSKFRQSLTALLFLLSPLMAQEHATKRVAKIICTPPSMKVLKMVRPTFPPDAKAKDIFGKVSVEAEIDKEGRPTAVRVLKGDPVLSAAVIETVKQWRWKPLKLNGQAVEASTTIVVNFEPR; via the coding sequence GTGAGCAAATTCCGACAATCTTTGACTGCGTTGCTGTTTCTGCTTTCTCCTCTCATGGCTCAGGAGCATGCAACCAAGCGTGTCGCCAAGATCATCTGCACGCCTCCCAGTATGAAGGTGCTGAAAATGGTGCGTCCAACTTTCCCACCAGACGCAAAGGCAAAGGACATCTTTGGCAAGGTATCGGTCGAAGCAGAAATCGACAAAGAGGGACGACCGACGGCCGTTCGAGTTCTGAAGGGTGATCCAGTGCTTAGTGCAGCGGTGATAGAGACGGTAAAGCAATGGCGCTGGAAGCCCCTAAAGCTCAACGGACAGGCTGTTGAAGCATCAACTACGATTGTCGTCAATTTTGAACCGCGATAA
- a CDS encoding DUF3806 domain-containing protein: MKPLILWAILSGAGFLFGQSSHDRAPEPKFSELSHADSERLDQQRALVAAAAKRRYGTTALSRTKRDLPILQRLIDDKVFKKSQTYELQSLGVVFGDVLASELPLRWVMITDEFGTDPTLRFKNTSTNINVLTMISKRVERDEPVDVSLLVQKNRETLSEAEKRFR; the protein is encoded by the coding sequence ATGAAACCGCTGATACTGTGGGCAATTCTGAGTGGGGCGGGTTTTCTCTTCGGCCAGTCTTCCCACGACCGTGCACCTGAACCAAAATTCTCAGAGCTGTCTCATGCCGACAGCGAACGACTGGATCAGCAGAGAGCGCTCGTTGCGGCTGCGGCGAAACGGAGATACGGGACCACGGCACTCAGCAGGACGAAAAGAGACTTGCCGATCTTACAGCGGCTAATCGATGACAAGGTTTTCAAGAAATCTCAGACCTACGAATTGCAGAGCTTAGGCGTAGTGTTCGGTGATGTATTGGCCAGCGAACTTCCTTTGCGGTGGGTCATGATTACAGATGAGTTCGGTACTGACCCCACCCTGCGCTTCAAGAATACGAGCACAAATATTAATGTGCTTACGATGATCTCCAAGCGTGTAGAAAGAGATGAGCCAGTGGACGTTTCCTTGTTAGTGCAGAAAAACCGTGAAACGCTCTCAGAAGCTGAGAAGAGGTTTCGCTGA
- a CDS encoding CRTAC1 family protein: protein MAPRSLWAADPPRLPFHLTDVTNSAGIRFRHHSGAFGGKFLPETLGSGCAFFDYDGDGWQDILLVNGTDWPGHGTARPTLQLYRNNRNGTFTDVTHAAGLDAPDLYGMGVAVGDYNNDGFPDILVTCVGQNRLFRNTGKGTFVDVTKSSGLGNRLAFSTSALWFDYDRDGHLDLFVCNYVKWSADHDVFCSLDGKHKSYCTPEAYRGQTCWLFHNRGDGTFEDVTATSGIFDSSSKSLGVALLDYDQDGWPDLVVANDTQPNKLYRNNRNGTFKEVAVDAGVAFSTDGKARAGMGVDAADFTNSGVQGIAITNFDNEMLGLFRANGKGSYDDIAVPAGVGSPTKNMLGFGCVFADFDLDGALDLALANGHIDETVRNIRGNVGYAQPPQLFVNQGKGIFRDATVEVGSDFSQPKVGRGLAYGDFDGDGDVDLLLTTNNGPAYLFRNDRAGDAKSANLSLRLRLVGTQSNRDAIGAIVRLESGGVTQTRMVKSGSSYLSQSELPLTFGLGRRDQAERIVVQWPNGRVEEFRNWKGGTSYQCVESKGVTTLSNF, encoded by the coding sequence TTGGCTCCGCGCTCGCTCTGGGCGGCCGATCCGCCTCGCCTGCCCTTTCACCTGACCGACGTCACGAACTCCGCCGGCATCCGCTTCCGCCATCACAGCGGCGCGTTCGGAGGAAAGTTCCTGCCTGAGACTCTCGGCTCGGGCTGCGCCTTCTTTGACTACGACGGCGACGGCTGGCAGGACATTCTCCTCGTCAACGGCACCGACTGGCCCGGGCATGGCACGGCGCGGCCGACGCTGCAGCTCTACCGCAACAACCGCAACGGCACGTTCACCGACGTGACGCATGCCGCCGGCCTCGACGCTCCGGATCTTTACGGAATGGGCGTTGCGGTCGGCGACTACAACAACGACGGTTTTCCCGACATCCTCGTCACCTGCGTCGGCCAGAACCGGCTTTTTCGAAATACCGGGAAAGGCACATTCGTCGATGTCACGAAATCCTCGGGCCTCGGGAACCGCCTGGCGTTCAGCACGTCGGCGCTCTGGTTTGACTACGATCGCGATGGCCATCTTGATCTGTTCGTCTGCAACTATGTGAAGTGGTCCGCCGACCACGACGTGTTTTGCAGTCTCGACGGCAAGCACAAGTCCTACTGCACGCCCGAAGCCTATCGCGGACAAACCTGTTGGCTCTTCCACAATCGCGGCGACGGCACGTTCGAAGATGTCACCGCAACCAGCGGAATTTTCGACAGCAGTTCGAAATCACTCGGTGTTGCGCTGCTCGATTACGACCAGGACGGCTGGCCTGATCTGGTCGTCGCCAACGACACGCAGCCCAACAAGCTCTATCGCAACAATCGCAATGGGACGTTCAAGGAAGTCGCCGTCGACGCCGGCGTTGCTTTCAGCACGGACGGCAAAGCCCGCGCCGGCATGGGAGTTGACGCCGCCGATTTTACCAACAGCGGCGTGCAGGGCATCGCCATCACAAACTTCGATAACGAAATGCTCGGACTCTTCCGCGCCAACGGCAAGGGATCCTATGACGACATTGCCGTTCCAGCCGGCGTCGGATCACCCACCAAGAACATGCTGGGCTTCGGATGCGTATTCGCGGATTTCGATCTCGACGGAGCGCTCGATCTCGCGCTCGCCAATGGACACATCGATGAAACCGTTAGAAACATTCGCGGCAACGTCGGATACGCGCAGCCTCCGCAACTTTTTGTGAATCAAGGCAAGGGAATTTTTCGCGATGCCACGGTGGAAGTGGGTTCTGATTTCAGTCAACCGAAAGTCGGACGTGGCCTTGCCTATGGAGATTTCGATGGCGATGGCGACGTCGATCTTCTCCTCACCACTAACAATGGCCCCGCATATCTTTTCCGCAACGATCGTGCCGGCGATGCAAAGAGCGCAAATCTGAGTCTGCGGTTGCGCCTGGTCGGTACCCAATCCAATCGCGACGCGATCGGAGCGATCGTGCGTCTCGAGAGCGGCGGCGTCACACAAACGAGAATGGTGAAGAGCGGATCCAGCTACTTGTCGCAATCAGAATTACCCCTGACCTTTGGCTTGGGCCGGCGAGATCAGGCCGAGAGAATTGTCGTGCAATGGCCAAACGGACGGGTCGAAGAATTCCGCAATTGGAAGGGCGGAACCTCATATCAATGCGTTGAATCCAAAGGCGTTACAACTCTCTCCAATTTCTAG
- a CDS encoding DNA primase, translating into MTSDNNFKEGLKQQADIVRIVGDYVKLRKAGAQNFSGLCPFHSEKTPSFSVHASRQFYHCFGCGASGDVFSFVQKVENITFPESVRLIAQKLGVPMPKVAFSSPQEAHEAKIRMALLDIHERATTFFQECLRRPEGATAREYLKSRGLTADTIATFKIGYAPDSGFLLRDALRREFDEALLRESGLFSWKHTEGEQQVLRSAQDDKSKAGSPGKAGAGPESSKPAARSSQPEAIYSKFRNRVMFPIANDQGKVIAFTGRTLATDEKAGPKYLNSPETPIYSKSRVLFNLDHAKEAIRKLEYAILVEGQMDCISVSEAGFHNVIASSGTAFTELQAKLLGRFSKNVVVNFDPDTAGARATERTLGLLTEEEFNIKVLTLETGFDPDLYIRRKGRDAYAEALKHSQRYFDYLIERARAQFPARTGEGKVKAVNYLLPHIQRVPNRIIRDELAAEISQKLGIDSGVLRQELKHAAGTRSAAQVKAPVDAQITGAERVLIRALSSATQMSPGSSRTSAREGTDEEFDPARQAQYVLQAEHLHQGMSSQPLLEALLQAGPETQDVMDLAPTEADRRLLASILMDEDEELTPENLEGAVRALRRIHLRRRLEQVQQELQRSGRQMEEMQALLQERVRLKRALMDPSVAENSPPPAPF; encoded by the coding sequence ATGACCTCGGACAACAATTTCAAAGAAGGCCTCAAGCAGCAGGCTGACATCGTTCGCATCGTCGGCGACTACGTCAAGCTGCGCAAGGCCGGGGCGCAAAATTTTTCAGGGTTGTGTCCGTTTCACAGCGAGAAGACGCCATCGTTTTCCGTGCATGCCTCGCGGCAGTTCTACCACTGTTTTGGATGCGGCGCTTCGGGAGACGTTTTCAGCTTCGTCCAAAAAGTCGAGAACATTACCTTCCCGGAGTCCGTTCGCCTGATCGCGCAAAAACTCGGCGTGCCCATGCCGAAAGTGGCGTTCTCCAGCCCGCAGGAAGCGCACGAAGCGAAGATTCGCATGGCCCTGCTCGACATTCACGAGCGCGCGACAACGTTCTTTCAGGAATGTTTGCGGCGTCCTGAGGGAGCGACGGCGCGCGAATATTTGAAAAGCCGCGGGTTGACTGCCGATACCATCGCCACATTCAAGATTGGTTACGCCCCGGATTCCGGTTTTTTACTCCGCGATGCGTTGCGGCGTGAATTCGATGAAGCACTGTTGCGCGAGAGCGGCCTTTTCTCGTGGAAGCACACAGAGGGCGAACAGCAGGTGCTTCGCTCCGCTCAGGATGACAAGTCAAAAGCAGGTAGTCCCGGCAAAGCAGGCGCCGGACCGGAGAGTTCCAAGCCCGCAGCCCGTAGCTCGCAGCCCGAAGCCATCTACTCCAAATTCCGCAATCGCGTCATGTTCCCGATTGCCAACGATCAGGGGAAAGTCATCGCGTTCACCGGGCGGACTCTCGCGACTGACGAAAAAGCCGGACCAAAATATCTGAATTCCCCCGAGACGCCCATCTATTCCAAGTCTCGTGTGCTCTTCAACCTTGACCATGCAAAGGAAGCGATTCGCAAACTGGAATACGCGATCCTGGTCGAAGGGCAGATGGACTGCATCTCCGTTTCCGAGGCCGGGTTCCACAACGTGATCGCTTCGTCCGGCACTGCCTTCACAGAGCTGCAGGCAAAATTGCTGGGACGATTTTCAAAAAACGTCGTCGTCAATTTCGATCCCGACACGGCCGGAGCCCGCGCCACCGAACGCACGCTTGGCCTGCTCACGGAAGAAGAATTCAATATCAAGGTGCTGACGCTCGAGACCGGATTCGATCCTGACCTTTACATTCGGCGAAAAGGCCGCGACGCTTACGCCGAAGCCCTGAAACACTCGCAACGTTATTTCGATTACCTGATTGAGCGCGCTCGCGCGCAATTTCCGGCCCGCACGGGCGAAGGCAAAGTTAAAGCGGTTAACTATCTGCTTCCCCATATCCAACGTGTTCCCAATCGAATTATCCGGGATGAGCTGGCGGCGGAAATTTCCCAAAAACTTGGCATCGATTCAGGAGTTCTGCGCCAGGAACTGAAACATGCCGCCGGCACGCGGTCAGCCGCGCAGGTAAAAGCGCCCGTCGACGCGCAGATCACTGGAGCGGAACGTGTCCTGATTCGTGCGCTTTCGTCAGCTACGCAAATGTCTCCAGGATCGTCACGCACTTCGGCTCGCGAGGGTACCGACGAAGAATTCGATCCAGCGCGGCAGGCGCAATATGTTTTGCAAGCGGAACATCTCCATCAAGGAATGTCCTCGCAGCCGCTGCTGGAAGCGCTTCTACAGGCAGGTCCCGAAACGCAGGACGTCATGGACCTTGCTCCCACCGAGGCGGACCGTCGTTTGCTGGCGTCGATCCTGATGGATGAAGACGAAGAACTCACGCCCGAAAATCTGGAGGGCGCCGTGCGGGCTCTGCGGCGGATTCACTTGCGCCGGCGGCTCGAGCAGGTCCAGCAGGAACTCCAGCGCTCCGGCCGGCAGATGGAAGAAATGCAGGCATTGCTGCAGGAACGAGTTCGTTTGAAGCGCGCCCTGATGGACCCGAGCGTTGCCGAAAATAGCCCGCCCCCCGCGCCGTTCTAG
- the scpB gene encoding SMC-Scp complex subunit ScpB, giving the protein MSLKAQLEAIIYATESPISLDHIVQLVKAEVLAAGAADDNEVKSRVRATLEELTADYASADHGIEVRQLAGGYRMSTKPEQHDTVRAFAKSLKPPIRLSLPALETLAVIAYKQPVTVPEISEIRGVDSNGVIATLLDRKLITTAGRKAVIGRPILYKTSREFLLRFGLKDVGELPSMEEFEKLLAESFQSDLPTEAPVESTAVDTPEPIEAMEVPAAETTAADDDTTAEIVLPQIAADKTNPAA; this is encoded by the coding sequence ATGAGTCTAAAAGCCCAACTCGAAGCCATCATTTACGCGACGGAATCCCCGATTTCGCTGGACCACATCGTCCAACTGGTGAAGGCCGAAGTTCTCGCCGCCGGCGCTGCCGATGACAACGAAGTGAAATCGCGCGTTCGCGCCACGCTCGAAGAACTGACCGCCGACTACGCGAGCGCCGATCACGGTATCGAAGTGCGCCAGCTCGCCGGCGGATATCGTATGTCCACCAAGCCCGAGCAGCACGATACGGTTCGCGCCTTCGCCAAGAGCCTGAAGCCGCCGATTCGCCTCTCGCTCCCCGCGCTCGAAACCCTGGCGGTGATCGCTTACAAGCAACCCGTGACTGTCCCGGAAATCAGCGAAATTCGCGGTGTCGATTCCAACGGCGTCATCGCTACTCTGCTCGATCGCAAACTCATCACCACTGCCGGACGCAAAGCCGTGATCGGCCGCCCGATCCTGTACAAGACGAGCCGGGAATTTCTGCTGCGCTTTGGACTGAAAGACGTTGGCGAATTGCCGAGCATGGAAGAATTCGAAAAATTGCTGGCCGAATCGTTCCAGAGCGATTTGCCGACGGAAGCGCCGGTTGAGAGCACGGCTGTCGACACTCCGGAGCCGATTGAGGCCATGGAAGTGCCAGCCGCTGAAACCACGGCTGCCGACGATGACACGACCGCAGAAATTGTCCTGCCACAAATCGCAGCGGATAAGACGAACCCAGCGGCGTAG
- a CDS encoding GAF and ANTAR domain-containing protein — translation MSTFMSVEDSNVDLLHEIGVRLATADEFHEVLGRVVEFASALVKCDSCLIYVLEGEELVLRASKNPHPEIVDRLKLRVGEGITGWVAQHQEAVAVPEKAAQDPRFQFFNELPEDNYEAFLSVPLMCRGRVVGVINLQHRLPHVYKPKQIRLISTIGFLVGAEIELARLEAANNDLSEQLQTRKVVERAKGILQRDFGMSEEQAYLALQRQSRQKRKAMKELAEAIVLSDEVKGDVAIPDQS, via the coding sequence ATGTCCACTTTTATGTCTGTTGAGGATTCAAACGTTGATTTATTGCACGAGATTGGCGTCCGGCTGGCAACGGCGGACGAGTTCCATGAAGTGCTTGGCCGGGTTGTGGAATTTGCTTCTGCACTGGTGAAATGCGATTCCTGCCTGATTTACGTACTGGAAGGCGAGGAATTGGTGTTACGGGCTTCGAAAAATCCGCACCCCGAGATCGTGGATCGCCTGAAACTCCGCGTTGGAGAGGGCATTACAGGTTGGGTAGCGCAGCATCAGGAGGCAGTCGCTGTACCCGAAAAGGCGGCACAAGATCCACGCTTTCAGTTCTTCAACGAACTCCCCGAAGATAATTACGAAGCGTTCCTTTCCGTGCCGCTGATGTGCAGGGGACGCGTCGTAGGAGTGATCAACCTGCAGCATCGTCTGCCCCACGTCTATAAACCAAAACAGATCCGGCTGATCTCAACGATTGGATTCCTGGTGGGAGCGGAGATCGAACTCGCCCGCCTGGAAGCTGCTAACAATGATCTCTCCGAACAATTGCAGACACGGAAAGTAGTCGAACGCGCGAAAGGGATCCTGCAGCGCGATTTCGGAATGAGCGAGGAACAAGCCTACCTGGCGTTACAGCGGCAGAGCCGGCAGAAACGCAAAGCGATGAAAGAACTTGCGGAGGCGATCGTACTGAGCGACGAAGTCAAGGGGGACGTCGCTATTCCGGACCAGTCGTAG
- the trpS gene encoding tryptophan--tRNA ligase: MTDSNKTVSINKKRVLSGMRSTGKLHLGNYVGALENWVRMQDQYECFFFIADWHALTTDYADTSRIKENSVDVLLDWLAAGLDPEKCVMFIQSHVPAHAELHLLFSMITPLGWLERVPTYKEQRENIKEKDLGTYGFLGYPVLQSADILIYKADGVPVGEDQVAHVELTREIARRFNGFYQGKRGPIFPEPKALLTPTPKLPGTDGRKMSKSYGNTIMLTDPEPVVRQKLKSMVTDPARVRRTDPGNPDVCPVGDLHKIFSDQATMEKVNVGCRSAGIGCIECKGWAADALVKVLNPMQERRKKYEDNPRLAWDILEAGSARAAQVAAQTMDEVRDSMGMSLHYEPKGKSITK, translated from the coding sequence ATGACTGATTCCAACAAGACTGTTTCAATCAACAAGAAACGCGTTCTGAGCGGCATGCGCTCTACGGGCAAACTTCACCTCGGCAACTACGTCGGCGCGCTTGAAAACTGGGTGCGCATGCAAGACCAGTACGAGTGCTTCTTTTTCATCGCCGACTGGCACGCGCTGACCACCGATTATGCCGACACGTCGCGCATCAAAGAAAATTCCGTCGACGTATTACTGGATTGGCTGGCGGCCGGACTCGATCCCGAGAAGTGCGTGATGTTCATCCAGTCGCACGTGCCTGCCCATGCGGAACTGCACTTACTCTTTTCGATGATCACTCCCCTGGGTTGGCTGGAGCGCGTTCCCACTTACAAAGAGCAGCGCGAGAACATCAAAGAGAAAGACTTGGGGACGTATGGATTCCTCGGCTACCCGGTTCTTCAGTCCGCGGACATTTTGATCTACAAAGCGGATGGCGTGCCTGTGGGCGAGGATCAAGTCGCCCACGTTGAGCTCACACGGGAGATCGCGCGGCGCTTCAATGGCTTTTATCAAGGCAAGCGGGGCCCGATTTTTCCTGAGCCGAAGGCTTTGCTGACGCCAACGCCCAAACTTCCCGGTACCGACGGCCGCAAGATGTCGAAGTCCTACGGCAACACCATCATGCTCACCGATCCCGAACCGGTGGTCCGCCAGAAGCTGAAATCCATGGTGACGGACCCAGCCCGTGTTCGGCGCACTGATCCGGGAAATCCCGATGTCTGTCCTGTCGGAGACTTGCACAAGATATTCAGCGACCAGGCCACCATGGAAAAGGTAAACGTCGGCTGCCGTTCCGCGGGCATCGGCTGCATCGAATGCAAGGGTTGGGCTGCTGACGCACTGGTGAAAGTGCTCAATCCCATGCAGGAGCGTCGTAAAAAATACGAGGACAATCCGCGCCTCGCGTGGGATATTCTTGAAGCCGGCTCGGCGCGTGCCGCCCAGGTAGCGGCCCAAACCATGGACGAGGTGCGGGATTCCATGGGTATGTCGTTGCATTACGAGCCAAAGGGCAAAAGCATAACGAAGTGA
- a CDS encoding response regulator transcription factor, with the protein MPDKISVLLVDDHAMVRQGFRRLLEDESDIVVVGESGDGLDAVKVAGQLKPQVIVMDCALPGISGLVAARRILEASPDVAILMLSMHSEETWVRQALDAGARGYILKSAMELELPVAIRKVAAGETVLDPAVSRPAALKGERNAALTPRELEVLQLIVEGKSNKEIADQLGLSANTIAVHRANIMDALGIHKTAELVVYAIRNGLVNIP; encoded by the coding sequence ATGCCTGACAAGATTTCAGTGCTGTTGGTCGACGATCACGCCATGGTTCGGCAGGGCTTTCGCCGCCTGCTCGAAGACGAATCCGACATTGTCGTGGTGGGAGAATCCGGCGACGGCCTCGACGCCGTCAAAGTCGCCGGGCAACTCAAGCCGCAAGTGATCGTGATGGACTGTGCGCTCCCGGGCATCAGCGGACTGGTAGCTGCTCGCCGCATTCTCGAAGCCTCGCCCGACGTCGCCATCCTGATGCTGAGCATGCATTCCGAAGAAACCTGGGTGCGCCAGGCGCTCGACGCCGGCGCTCGCGGATACATCCTCAAAAGTGCGATGGAACTCGAACTCCCCGTCGCCATCCGCAAAGTAGCCGCTGGAGAAACTGTGCTTGACCCCGCGGTATCGCGGCCGGCTGCCTTGAAAGGCGAGCGCAACGCCGCGCTTACCCCGCGTGAGCTTGAAGTGCTTCAGTTGATCGTGGAAGGTAAATCCAACAAAGAAATTGCGGATCAACTTGGCCTGAGCGCCAACACCATCGCCGTGCATCGCGCCAATATCATGGACGCCCTCGGCATTCATAAAACCGCGGAACTGGTCGTCTACGCCATCCGCAACGGGCTGGTGAACATCCCGTGA
- a CDS encoding site-2 protease family protein translates to MPSNLPEIAFQMIAFLFAISVHESAHAWTASRCGDQTARMLGRVTLNPIKHIDPIGTILLPLVAAISHIPLLGWAKPTPVDPRNFRHPMRDDILTSVAGPVSNFIVATGAVVILWIISLTSGTGHDLVRSVASGDNELSGSFLDPVVLLTYQMMIINVVLAVFNLIPVPPLDGSHVVRHFLSEPIRRMYDSVGIFGLLALVYLGGGLLSALIRPFIIFYRRLLVSF, encoded by the coding sequence ATGCCGTCCAACCTGCCGGAGATCGCTTTCCAGATGATCGCGTTCCTGTTCGCTATCAGCGTGCACGAGTCCGCGCATGCCTGGACGGCGTCACGTTGCGGCGACCAGACGGCGCGCATGTTGGGTAGAGTTACGCTGAATCCGATCAAGCACATCGATCCGATTGGGACGATCCTTCTGCCACTGGTGGCCGCCATCAGCCACATCCCGTTGTTGGGATGGGCCAAGCCAACGCCGGTCGATCCGCGGAATTTCCGTCATCCTATGCGCGACGACATCCTGACATCCGTGGCCGGCCCGGTCAGCAATTTCATCGTTGCGACCGGCGCAGTCGTGATCCTGTGGATCATCTCGTTAACATCGGGCACCGGACATGACCTGGTGCGATCAGTAGCATCCGGAGACAACGAACTGTCAGGCTCGTTTCTCGATCCTGTTGTCCTGCTGACTTATCAGATGATGATCATCAATGTCGTGCTCGCGGTGTTCAACCTGATCCCGGTACCGCCGCTCGACGGGAGCCATGTGGTTCGGCATTTCCTGTCGGAGCCGATCCGCCGCATGTATGACAGCGTTGGAATATTTGGCTTGCTCGCGCTCGTCTATCTCGGAGGAGGACTGCTCTCCGCGCTGATCCGGCCGTTCATCATTTTCTATCGCCGGTTGCTGGTGAGTTTCTGA
- a CDS encoding sensor histidine kinase, with amino-acid sequence MPPSSQPQRSPTAGLLLGLVLTLAAVVAYSAYIVWQIKGLRQLQSDLADRNRKDSLQLLRVQNDLNSLALAMRDMLDADEPYPLSAWSTQFQRIHADLDDALRREEQVALVERSPEQREFLRSALAQFWDAADRTFVLAQNGKQDEARSEIRVSLQARQAALSTAVARLLVQNNEYEEQVAARTSAIYDRVQRQVYVFLAATLIAIVLTSLYLMRSNRRLFAQLAALSAQRRDLAQKLIATQESTLRYVSRELHDEFGQILTAVGSMLGRAEKHTPEGSPLRVELHEVREIAQNTLNTVRSLSQALHPVMLDEAGLETTLDWYLPTVERQTGIALSYEKSGEAFPLSSAAAVHIYRIVQEALNNVTRHSGSKQAWVRLRFLNESPGALREGIASAAPPPPPDRQGALAPALLEVEVEDHGTGFAPASGRPGIGLVAMRERAQLVNGTIEFLQPATGGTLVRLRVPREALETHA; translated from the coding sequence GTGCCACCATCATCTCAGCCGCAGCGTTCTCCAACCGCCGGGCTTCTCCTCGGCCTGGTGCTCACGCTGGCGGCGGTGGTCGCGTATTCGGCATACATCGTTTGGCAGATCAAGGGCCTGCGTCAGCTGCAGAGCGACCTTGCAGACCGCAACCGCAAAGATTCACTCCAACTGCTGCGCGTCCAGAATGATCTGAACTCTCTCGCGCTCGCGATGCGTGACATGCTGGACGCCGACGAGCCCTACCCGCTCTCTGCCTGGTCAACACAATTTCAGCGCATCCACGCCGATCTCGATGACGCTCTGCGGCGTGAAGAACAGGTTGCACTCGTGGAGCGATCGCCGGAGCAACGCGAGTTTTTGCGCTCCGCGCTCGCGCAATTCTGGGACGCTGCCGATCGCACCTTTGTCCTCGCGCAAAATGGCAAGCAGGACGAAGCACGCTCCGAAATTCGCGTCTCGTTACAGGCCCGTCAAGCAGCGTTGAGCACAGCCGTCGCCCGCCTGCTCGTGCAGAATAACGAGTACGAGGAGCAGGTCGCCGCGCGCACCTCGGCGATTTACGATCGCGTGCAGCGTCAGGTGTATGTTTTTCTCGCTGCGACTCTGATTGCCATCGTGCTGACCAGTTTGTACCTGATGCGCTCCAACCGCAGATTATTTGCACAACTCGCTGCACTGTCGGCGCAGCGCCGCGACCTGGCGCAAAAACTTATTGCTACGCAGGAATCCACTTTGCGTTATGTCTCGCGAGAGCTGCATGACGAGTTCGGACAGATTCTCACCGCGGTTGGTTCCATGCTGGGGCGTGCCGAAAAACATACGCCCGAAGGATCTCCCTTGCGCGTGGAGTTGCATGAAGTGCGCGAGATTGCCCAGAACACCCTGAATACCGTGCGCAGCCTATCGCAGGCGTTGCATCCCGTAATGCTCGACGAAGCGGGCCTCGAAACAACTCTCGACTGGTATCTCCCGACCGTGGAACGCCAGACCGGCATTGCCTTATCCTATGAAAAGTCAGGCGAAGCATTTCCACTTTCGAGCGCGGCGGCGGTGCATATCTACAGAATCGTGCAGGAAGCCCTGAACAACGTGACGAGACATTCCGGATCGAAGCAGGCATGGGTGCGCCTCCGCTTTCTGAACGAATCTCCTGGCGCCTTGCGGGAGGGCATTGCTTCAGCCGCGCCGCCGCCACCACCCGACAGACAGGGGGCTTTAGCCCCTGCCTTACTCGAAGTGGAAGTCGAAGATCACGGCACGGGATTTGCCCCCGCCAGCGGCCGTCCCGGCATTGGACTGGTGGCGATGCGCGAGCGCGCTCAACTTGTGAACGGTACCATTGAATTTCTACAACCTGCGACAGGCGGCACACTGGTAAGGTTGCGTGTCCCTCGGGAGGCGCTTGAAACACATGCCTGA